Below is a genomic region from Miniphocaeibacter halophilus.
AGAAGTATATCAAAATACAATGACTCAAGTTGATAAATATGAAAACAATGTAAGACACTCACGAATGATTTATAATGATACAGTTACTAAATTCAATACAAATATTCAAACCTTTCCAAATAATTTAATAGCAGGAATTTTTAATTTTAAAGAAGAAGAATATTTCCAAAATGTTGAAGAAAAATATAATACGCCATCATGGTAAATATTGGGGTTTGTATATGAAAAAAATTAAATTAATTATTTTAAGTATAATATTATTATTGTTTCCAACAATATCTTTTGCAACAGAATTGGAATCTGTTAATATAAATGTTAAATTGGAGCAAGAGGGAGATGCTATATTAACAAATGAATACAATTACTATGATGATGAAGGTACTGAACATTATATAGTTATGGGAAATTTATCAGATTCTGAAATAATGGATTATGTTGTTTACTATAACAATAAACCAATGGAATTTGTAGATAATTGGAACACAAGTTGGTCCTTTGAAGAAAAAAGTGGAAAATATGGTTTTGTAGAAACTAATAATGGTTATGAATTATGTTATGGTATTTCCGAATATGGAAATAATAATTTTGTAGTTCAATATAAATTAACAAATTTTGTAAAAAATTCAGATGACTATCAGTTTTTCAATTGGAAATTTATTAATGATAAATTATCTGAAGATATTGATAGAGTAAAAGTTGAAATAGAAGTTGAAAATTATGACTTATCCTATGAAAATTCTAAAATTTGGGCATTTGGATATGATGGTGAGATTAATTTTGAAAATGGCAAAATAGTAGCGGAAAATAATAGACAATTTAAAGACACAAATTATCTTACTATACTTACCCAATTTACTGAACCTATTTTTTCAACAAGTTCATCGGTAAATAAAAGCTTTGAAGAAATACAAAAAGAGGCCTTTGAAGGCTCTAGTTATACTATAGATGAATCCGGAAAAGGTGGAAAAAGTAAAAGTGATGAATCAAAACCATCAACCCATATAGCTGCTTCAAGTGTATTTAAATTTCTAGGACCAATAATATTATTAATTACAGGTTTATTACTTAGCTGGCAATCTAAAAGAGTTAAGAAAGATAATTATAAAGGAACTGAATCAAACTATATAAAGGTCGATAGAAAGAGCAATAAGGGACTTTATTATAGGGAGATTCCATATTCCGGAAACTTAGGTGATTTATTAATTATGCTAAATGGTAAATGGCCTAAGTATTTAGAAAATTATATATCGGCGTATTTTTTAAAATGGATTCAAGAAAAGAAAATAGAAACAGTAAAGGATAAATCTGGAATAGTATTTAAAAAAGAAAAAATTTCTTTTAAAATCTTAGAAGATAATATTAACACAACAGATGCTTTTGAAAATTATTTGTATAATGCAGTATTAAGTGCAGCAAAAGGTAAAGGAATACTTGAAGCTAAGGATTTTAAATCATGGGCGAGTAAAAATCATGTTGATTTAACATCCAGTGTAGCAGATTTTACAGACTTATCTAAGAATTTATTCGAGGATTTAGGATATGTGAATTTGGAGACAAAAGTTAATAGATTTTCCAAACATACAAAGATTTTATTAACCTCAAAAGGTCAAGAGTTAATGGACAATTTAGTACGATTTGAAAATTATCTCAAGGACTATTCGTTATTAAATACTAGGGATTCTTACAATGTTCATATTTGGGATAATTATATGATATATGCAGCATTACTTGGAATAACGAAGGAAGTTGAAAAGGAATTTGAAAAACTATATCCTGACTATTATAATGAAACATATTATGATCTAGAGACAATTTTTTGGATTAGAATTTTTTCTTCAGGCTTCTATTCTTCCTATAGCAGTGCAGCCAGCCCTTCTTCCGGTGCTGGAGGTTTTTCCAGTTTAGGTGGAGGAGGAGGTTCTTTCGGTGGCGGAAGTGGCGGAGGAACACGATAAAAAACTTAATAAATATTTTAGAAATAATACCTTAAATAGATTTGAGGTATTATTTTTTATTAGTCAAATACAGGTAGCAATTAGATTTAGCTTAAAATACTGCTTTTAGAGCTAGGTAAGATGCTATATAATATAAAGAAAGAATTGAATATTTTATTACAGGAGGAAACTATGGATAAACTAAAATTAAAGACATTAATAGATGCAGCAGCTGGAAGAAAACCATGTAGTAAAGTTTTTAAAAATTGTAGAATTATAGATGTATTTGGACATAGGATAATTGAAGGAAATGTAGGGATATTTGAGGATTATATAGTTGGAATTGGTGATTATGAAGGTGTAGAAGAAATAGATTTAAAGGGAAAATACCTTTCTCCAGGATTTATTGATGGGCATATTCATATTGAATCATCCTATTTAAGTCCTGAAGAGTTGGGAAGTCTTTTAGTACCTTGTGGTACAACTACTATAATCGCCGACCCTCATGAAATTGTAAATGTAAATGGATTAGCTGGCTTAGATTATATGATAGATGCATCATATAACACTAAATTGGATATTAAATTTATGATTCCTTCATGTGTACCGGCAACTCCTTTTGAAAATGCAGGAGCAGTTATAAATGCAGAGGACATGATAGAACATATTAATAAAGAGGAGATTTTAGGCTTAGGGGAGTTTATGAATTTT
It encodes:
- a CDS encoding DUF2207 family protein, whose product is MKKIKLIILSIILLLFPTISFATELESVNINVKLEQEGDAILTNEYNYYDDEGTEHYIVMGNLSDSEIMDYVVYYNNKPMEFVDNWNTSWSFEEKSGKYGFVETNNGYELCYGISEYGNNNFVVQYKLTNFVKNSDDYQFFNWKFINDKLSEDIDRVKVEIEVENYDLSYENSKIWAFGYDGEINFENGKIVAENNRQFKDTNYLTILTQFTEPIFSTSSSVNKSFEEIQKEAFEGSSYTIDESGKGGKSKSDESKPSTHIAASSVFKFLGPIILLITGLLLSWQSKRVKKDNYKGTESNYIKVDRKSNKGLYYREIPYSGNLGDLLIMLNGKWPKYLENYISAYFLKWIQEKKIETVKDKSGIVFKKEKISFKILEDNINTTDAFENYLYNAVLSAAKGKGILEAKDFKSWASKNHVDLTSSVADFTDLSKNLFEDLGYVNLETKVNRFSKHTKILLTSKGQELMDNLVRFENYLKDYSLLNTRDSYNVHIWDNYMIYAALLGITKEVEKEFEKLYPDYYNETYYDLETIFWIRIFSSGFYSSYSSAASPSSGAGGFSSLGGGGGSFGGGSGGGTR